One Watersipora subatra chromosome 4, tzWatSuba1.1, whole genome shotgun sequence genomic window carries:
- the LOC137394530 gene encoding general transcription factor II-I repeat domain-containing protein 2-like has product MTSQPEPYTIRLKFLQESDSQYDDLLVHNNVRWLSKGIALQRVWTVRQHIEQVFSEIGGDAAERFLEILRSEHSLRDMAFLTDILAYLNDLNLKLQGEGRNVVELWQAVTSFKDKLHCFYEDINSDMNHFPIIREFENGRDDVVDLTAACAFLIDVSSEMERRFAAFDSINGIIELVACPFQAHQLWKTQVDNFPHVPRGVAELELCDLKADILAKAQFAEQTIVGFRTQPAVQEKYPMLCKMAVHLPTFFGTTYLCESMFSKLTFIKK; this is encoded by the exons ATGACATCACAACCAGAGCCGTATACTATACGGCTAAAATTTCTCCAGGAGTCTGATTCTCAGTATGATGATTTGTTAGTACACAACAACGTCAG ATGGCTGAGTAAGGGTATAGCTTTGCAAAGGGTATGGACTGTAAGACAGCATATTGAGCAGGTTTTTAGTGAGATTGGAGGAGATGCAGCAGAACGATTTTTAGAGATTCTCAGATCGGAGCATTCACTGAGAGACATGGCTTTTCTGACAGACATTTTGGCCTATCTGAATGACCTAAATTTGAAATTGCAGGGTGAAGGTCGTAATGTGGTAGAACTCTGGCAGGCAGTAACATCTTTTAAAGACAAACTCCACTGTTTTTACGAGGACATAAACAGTGATATGAACCACTTTCCAATCATCAGAGAATTTGAGAATGGTCGTGATGATGTCGTGGACCTTACAGCAGCATGCGCTTTTCTCATTGATGTTTCTTCAGAGATGGAGCGTCGCTTTGCTGCCTTTGATAGTATCAATGGCATTATTGAGCTGGTTGCGTGCCCATTTCAGGCACATCAGCTTTGGAAAACCCAAGTTGATAACTTTCCTCATGTTCCGAGAGGTGTGGCAGAATTAGAGCTGTGTGATTTAAAGGCAGATATACTGGCTAAAGCTCAATTTGCTGAGCAAACTATTGTAGGGTTCCGAACACAACCTGCTGTCCAGGAGAAGTATCCTATGCTATGCAAAATGGCAGTGCACTTACCTACTTTCTTTGGTACAACCTACTTGTGtgaatcaatgttttcaaagctgacatttataaaaaagtag